A genomic region of Papaver somniferum cultivar HN1 chromosome 7, ASM357369v1, whole genome shotgun sequence contains the following coding sequences:
- the LOC113295069 gene encoding uncharacterized protein LOC113295069 — MNIKSVIQEAMQWYNMEISAGELESTPDETDILESQIDSLRPPEGQKMKINFDGAAGPKGFACGAVARDCNARFKGCQNKILIHCKAVETVGNGALLAVEMARRKGFKEIIVEGDSLIVINALKYAHYKPDWRLQNIINKIREELQHFKPVEFRYIKKTANDVAHNVAALAVKNHSSNEWTTSPTSCIAQLIESEYSPTL; from the coding sequence ATGAACATAAAGTCAGTCATTCAAGAAGCTATGCAATGGTATAATATGGAGATTTCCGCCGGAGAATTGGAGTCTACACCTGATGAAACTGACATTTTGGAGAGTCAAATTGATAGTTTGAGGCCACCAGAGGGACAGAAAATGAAGATCAATTTTGATGGGGCAGCAGGGCCAAAGGGTTTCGCCTGTGGAGCTGTGGCTAGGGACTGTAATGCGAGATTTAAGGGATGTCAGAATAAGATTCTAATTCATTGCAAAGCAGTAGAGACTGTGGGTAATGGGGCATTGTTAGCTGTGGAGATGGCTCGTAGAAAAGGATTTAAAGAGATCATTGTGGAAGGAGACTCTCTTATCGTTATAAATGCGCTCAAGTATGCTCATTACAAGCCTGACTGGAGactgcaaaacatcatcaacaaaatcaGGGAAGAACTTCAGCATTTCAAACCTGTGGAATTTAGATACATAAAGAAAACTGCCAATGATGTGGCACACAATGTAGCAGCGTTAGCTGTGAAAAACCACTCCTCTAATGAGTGGACTACCTCCCCTACTTCTTGTATTGCTCAGCTCATTGAGAGCGAGTATTCCCCTACTCTGTAG